One region of Alosa alosa isolate M-15738 ecotype Scorff River chromosome 1, AALO_Geno_1.1, whole genome shotgun sequence genomic DNA includes:
- the LOC125300641 gene encoding serine/threonine-protein kinase 17A-like isoform X1, whose translation MDVILQIPQVNKARRYTCQERPALLTDIKINIRNETLTERYSLTPGKELGRGKFGVVRRCVEKHTGIEYAAKFVRKRRKGQDCRGEVIHEVAALELTRACPRVINLHEVYETASEMVLLLECAAGGEIFEQCVAFSELDAKLLLRQILEGVAFLHSNNIVHLDLKPQNLLLTSTKPLGDIKIVDFGLSRVVRQNQELREIMGTPEYVAPEVLNYEPISTATDMWSIGVLTYIMLTGLSPFLGEDKQETFLNISQVDVSYAGEELEALHPAAILFIQALLLKDARVHACVCVCVYRSRLSAEECLRHEWLRGPERQKQARTEACVSGHEQLLSPEKDPAVEDLIVMAAYTLGQCRQSDSEAFSQEPDPTATCFRLGEPFHSMQKAIY comes from the exons ATGGACGTCATTTTGCAGATCCCTCAGGTAAATAAGGCGCGACGCTATACATGCCAGGAACGACCGGCGCTGCTAACTGATATCAAAATCAACATCCGAAACGAAACCTTGACTGAGCGGTACAGTCTTACTCCTGGCAAGGAGTTGGGCAG GGGGAAGTTTGGTGTTGTGAGAAGGTGTGTGGAGAAGCACACTGGGATAGAGTACGCTGCCAAGtttgtgaggaagaggaggaagggtcAGGACTGCCGTGGGGAGGTCATCCACGAGGTCGCCGCGTTGGAGCTGACCAGAGCCTGCCCCAGAGTCATCAACCTGCACGAGGTCTACGAGACAGCCAGTGAGATGGTGCTGCTCCTTGAGTG cgCTGCGGGAGGAGAGATTTTTGAGCAGTGTGTGGCCTTCTCTGAGCTGGATGCGAAGCTGCTCCTGAGGCAGATCCTGGAGGGTGTGGCTTTCCTCCATAGCAACAACATTGTGCACCTCGACCTCAAG CCTCAGAACCTCCTACTGACCAGCACCAAACCTCTGGGTGACATTAAAATTGTGGACTTTGGGCTGTCACGGGTGGTGAGGCAGAACCAGGAACTGAGAGAGATCATGGGAACTCCAGAGTATGTGG CTCCTGAAGTTCTGAATTATGAGCCAATAAGCACCGCTACTGACATGTG GAGTATCGGAGTGCTGACGTACATTATGTTGACCGGGCTTTCTCCCTTCTTGGGTGAGGACAAGCAGGAGACATTCCTGAACATCTCCCAAGTGGACGTGTCCTATGCCGGGGAGGAGCTGGAGGCTCTGCATCCTGCAGCCATCCTCTTCATTCAGGCTCTCTTGCTCAAAGATGCACG tgtgcatgcatgtgtgtgtgtgtgtgtgtataggtctCGTCTCTCCGCTGAGGAATGTCTCAGACACGAGTGGCTCAGAGGGCCCGAGAGGCAGAAGCAGGCCAGAACAGAAGCCTGTGTCTCGGGACACGAGCAGCTGCTCAGCCCTGAGAAAGACCCAGCGGTGGAGGACCTGATTGTAATGGCAGCATACACACTGGGACAGTGCAGACAGTCTGACTCAGAGGCCTTTAGCCAAGAGCCCGACCCAACAGCCACCTGCTTTAGGCTCGGCGAGCCATTTCACAGCATGCAAAAAGCTATTTACTGA
- the LOC125300641 gene encoding serine/threonine-protein kinase 17A-like isoform X2 — protein MDVILQIPQVNKARRYTCQERPALLTDIKINIRNETLTERYSLTPGKELGRGKFGVVRRCVEKHTGIEYAAKFVRKRRKGQDCRGEVIHEVAALELTRACPRVINLHEVYETASEMVLLLECAAGGEIFEQCVAFSELDAKLLLRQILEGVAFLHSNNIVHLDLKPQNLLLTSTKPLGDIKIVDFGLSRVVRQNQELREIMGTPEYVAPEVLNYEPISTATDMWSIGVLTYIMLTGLSPFLGEDKQETFLNISQVDVSYAGEELEALHPAAILFIQALLLKDARSRLSAEECLRHEWLRGPERQKQARTEACVSGHEQLLSPEKDPAVEDLIVMAAYTLGQCRQSDSEAFSQEPDPTATCFRLGEPFHSMQKAIY, from the exons ATGGACGTCATTTTGCAGATCCCTCAGGTAAATAAGGCGCGACGCTATACATGCCAGGAACGACCGGCGCTGCTAACTGATATCAAAATCAACATCCGAAACGAAACCTTGACTGAGCGGTACAGTCTTACTCCTGGCAAGGAGTTGGGCAG GGGGAAGTTTGGTGTTGTGAGAAGGTGTGTGGAGAAGCACACTGGGATAGAGTACGCTGCCAAGtttgtgaggaagaggaggaagggtcAGGACTGCCGTGGGGAGGTCATCCACGAGGTCGCCGCGTTGGAGCTGACCAGAGCCTGCCCCAGAGTCATCAACCTGCACGAGGTCTACGAGACAGCCAGTGAGATGGTGCTGCTCCTTGAGTG cgCTGCGGGAGGAGAGATTTTTGAGCAGTGTGTGGCCTTCTCTGAGCTGGATGCGAAGCTGCTCCTGAGGCAGATCCTGGAGGGTGTGGCTTTCCTCCATAGCAACAACATTGTGCACCTCGACCTCAAG CCTCAGAACCTCCTACTGACCAGCACCAAACCTCTGGGTGACATTAAAATTGTGGACTTTGGGCTGTCACGGGTGGTGAGGCAGAACCAGGAACTGAGAGAGATCATGGGAACTCCAGAGTATGTGG CTCCTGAAGTTCTGAATTATGAGCCAATAAGCACCGCTACTGACATGTG GAGTATCGGAGTGCTGACGTACATTATGTTGACCGGGCTTTCTCCCTTCTTGGGTGAGGACAAGCAGGAGACATTCCTGAACATCTCCCAAGTGGACGTGTCCTATGCCGGGGAGGAGCTGGAGGCTCTGCATCCTGCAGCCATCCTCTTCATTCAGGCTCTCTTGCTCAAAGATGCACG gtctCGTCTCTCCGCTGAGGAATGTCTCAGACACGAGTGGCTCAGAGGGCCCGAGAGGCAGAAGCAGGCCAGAACAGAAGCCTGTGTCTCGGGACACGAGCAGCTGCTCAGCCCTGAGAAAGACCCAGCGGTGGAGGACCTGATTGTAATGGCAGCATACACACTGGGACAGTGCAGACAGTCTGACTCAGAGGCCTTTAGCCAAGAGCCCGACCCAACAGCCACCTGCTTTAGGCTCGGCGAGCCATTTCACAGCATGCAAAAAGCTATTTACTGA
- the LOC125300658 gene encoding cytochrome c oxidase assembly factor 1 homolog, with translation MQRSVNLLHQMAIFMTVLTGGGCGMMYYLMQKNFAQAEYYRLALEQLNGHSTAMAGLGAPPLKVHNLHLSDRYNRMDHTRAQIKIPVTGSKTGGYLFATSVRDPFKNRWHLEEVVLQLREGERIQVFTPEPEKSE, from the exons ATGCAAAGATCGGTGAATCTTCTCCACCAGATGGCCATATTCATGACCGTGCTGACGGGAGGAGGTTGTGGAATGATGTATTATTTAATGCAGA AGAATTTTGCCCAGGCGGAGTATTATCGCTTAGCCCTGGAACAACTAAATGGCCACTCAACAGCCATGGCTGGTCTGGGTGCCCCTCCACTCAAGGTCCACAACCTGCACCTGTCTGACAGATACAACCGCATGGACCACACCAGAGCACAG ATCAAAATTCCTGTGACTGGATCCAAAACTGGTGGATATCTCTTTGCCACATCTGTCAGAGACCCTTTCAAGAACAG GTGGCATCTTGAGGAGGTCGTGCTGCAGCTCAGGGAAGGTGAGCGTATCCAGGTTTTCACACCTGAACCAGAGAAAAGTGAATAG